A region from the Nocardioides plantarum genome encodes:
- a CDS encoding alpha/beta hydrolase, translating into MGFLRRQVVTAALTANALRPLPGYEVAVPSFFAGWLTTELAPHVLALTAADATAHARGSRRDWRGLLLAGASAAGLAYLVRQSNQVREVAESALTDALGPDYQQQLDALPTPADLAVPWRRLAYPFRVRDKAVHVERDIAYNDHGTRGRLDVYAPAGGVPEGGAPVLLQVHGGAWRIGKKDQQGLPLMNHLAAKGWVCVAINYRLAPRDPFPAHVIDVKQAIAWIKEHIADYGGDPSYVAITGGSAGGHLTALAALTAADTAWQPGFEDADTSVQCAVPHYGVYDFAGSTGLRSAELMRDRFLAPKVLLKTWRDAPEEFEAASPILRITPDAPDFFVLHGAHDSLVDVEQARLFVGRLRDVSDSSVVYAELPGAQHAFDVFPSIRSSHVVHAIDRYLHWHWNTWRAGLDHDDQVSDPVTT; encoded by the coding sequence ATGGGGTTCCTCCGCCGCCAGGTCGTCACCGCCGCCCTCACCGCCAACGCGCTGCGACCGTTGCCGGGCTACGAGGTCGCCGTCCCGTCGTTCTTCGCCGGGTGGCTCACCACCGAGCTGGCCCCGCACGTGCTCGCGCTGACCGCGGCCGACGCGACGGCCCACGCGCGCGGCTCGCGCCGCGACTGGCGGGGGCTCCTGCTCGCCGGCGCCAGTGCGGCCGGCCTGGCCTACCTCGTCCGGCAGAGCAACCAGGTGCGGGAGGTGGCCGAGAGCGCCCTGACCGACGCCCTGGGCCCCGACTACCAGCAGCAGCTCGACGCCCTGCCCACCCCGGCCGACCTCGCGGTCCCGTGGCGCCGGCTCGCCTACCCGTTCCGGGTGCGCGACAAGGCCGTCCACGTCGAGCGCGACATCGCCTACAACGACCACGGCACACGCGGTCGGCTCGACGTCTACGCGCCGGCGGGCGGCGTCCCCGAGGGCGGTGCGCCCGTGCTGCTGCAGGTCCACGGCGGGGCCTGGCGGATCGGCAAGAAGGACCAGCAGGGGCTGCCGCTGATGAACCACCTCGCCGCCAAGGGCTGGGTGTGCGTGGCGATCAACTACCGCCTCGCGCCGCGCGACCCCTTCCCCGCGCACGTGATCGACGTCAAGCAGGCCATCGCGTGGATCAAGGAGCACATCGCCGACTACGGCGGCGACCCGTCGTACGTCGCCATCACCGGCGGGTCCGCAGGCGGGCACCTCACCGCGCTGGCCGCGCTGACCGCCGCCGACACCGCGTGGCAGCCGGGCTTCGAGGACGCCGACACGTCAGTGCAGTGCGCGGTCCCCCACTACGGCGTCTACGACTTCGCCGGGTCGACCGGGCTCCGCTCCGCCGAGCTGATGCGCGACAGGTTCCTGGCGCCCAAGGTGCTGCTCAAGACGTGGCGCGACGCACCCGAGGAGTTCGAGGCGGCCAGTCCCATCCTGCGGATCACCCCCGACGCGCCCGACTTCTTCGTCCTGCACGGCGCCCACGACAGCCTGGTCGACGTCGAGCAGGCCCGGCTCTTCGTCGGCCGGCTGCGTGACGTCTCCGACTCCTCGGTCGTCTACGCCGAGCTGCCGGGTGCCCAGCACGCCTTCGACGTCTTCCCGTCGATCCGCTCGTCGCACGTCGTCCACGCCATCGACCGCTACCTCCACTGGCACTGGAACACCTGGCGGGCCGGGCTCGACCACGACGACCAGGTCAGCGACCCGGTCACGACCTGA
- a CDS encoding acyl-CoA dehydrogenase: MSIGISEEHVELASSLRAWAASLGGIEAARLAEADAEATFEDAWKAAVEMGVTTIGLPESAGGGGGGTPLDVAVALEACAHELVPGPLLTSAVTAAVLGRGGRVALALDAGLRTVLDLPGATHVLLPDADGAWWVVEADAVTGTTSVGLDLTRRFSSATLDGTDLAGALRVEGLTTDVVRRNLTTYAAAEASGVARWCLATAVDHAKVREQFGKPIGGFQAIKHLCVEMLETAEAVTAAAWDVAGAAGGPDADQWAFAAEVAGVTAFDGAVEVAKSCIQVLGGIGFTYEHDAHLYLRRALALRALVGEADAAAERLTARAVAGTRRQVAVDLAGRDEALRADVRDTVATIAAAGDADDQRRALVETGYLTPHWPAPAGLAADPVTQIVIDQELARAGVVRPDIVIAGWALPTILEHGTDEQRERFVRRSLLGEIVWCQLFSEPGSGSDLASLRTRATKVDGGWRLDGQKVWTSVAERADWAICLARTDPETQHTKPHRGIGYFLVDMRHSDGIDVRPLREITGEALFNEVFLDDVFVPDDCLVAGPTDGWRLARTTLANERVAMATSRLDRSTERAVALVTGGENGEGGGTSAVHRVAVGRSVALSTVCSLLGVRTVLRSLAGQGPGAESSVAKLLGVRNRQDGSDLVLRLLGERVLVPDDEGAAATWEMLNTRCLSIAGGTTQILRNVAGERILGLPRG, translated from the coding sequence ATGAGCATCGGGATCTCCGAGGAGCACGTCGAGCTGGCCTCGAGCCTGCGCGCGTGGGCGGCGTCGCTCGGGGGGATCGAGGCGGCCCGGCTGGCCGAGGCTGACGCCGAGGCGACGTTCGAGGACGCCTGGAAGGCCGCAGTCGAGATGGGCGTGACCACGATCGGACTGCCCGAGTCCGCCGGTGGCGGCGGCGGCGGCACCCCCCTCGACGTGGCCGTCGCGCTCGAGGCCTGCGCGCACGAGCTGGTGCCGGGCCCGCTGCTGACCTCCGCGGTGACGGCGGCCGTGCTCGGTCGCGGCGGGCGGGTCGCCCTGGCCCTCGACGCCGGCCTGCGCACGGTGCTCGACCTGCCGGGCGCCACCCACGTGCTGCTGCCCGACGCCGACGGTGCGTGGTGGGTCGTCGAGGCCGACGCCGTCACCGGGACGACGTCGGTGGGCCTCGACCTGACGCGACGCTTCTCCTCGGCCACCCTCGACGGCACCGACCTTGCCGGGGCCTTGCGCGTCGAGGGCCTCACCACCGACGTCGTACGCCGGAACCTCACGACGTACGCCGCCGCGGAGGCCAGCGGCGTCGCCCGCTGGTGCCTGGCGACCGCGGTCGACCACGCCAAGGTCCGCGAGCAGTTCGGCAAGCCGATCGGCGGGTTCCAGGCGATCAAGCACCTGTGCGTCGAGATGCTCGAGACCGCCGAGGCGGTCACCGCCGCGGCGTGGGACGTCGCCGGTGCCGCGGGCGGCCCGGACGCCGACCAGTGGGCCTTCGCCGCCGAGGTGGCCGGGGTGACGGCGTTCGACGGGGCCGTCGAGGTGGCCAAGTCGTGCATCCAGGTGCTCGGCGGGATCGGGTTCACCTACGAGCACGACGCCCACCTCTACCTGCGCCGGGCGCTGGCGCTGCGCGCCCTGGTCGGCGAGGCCGACGCGGCCGCCGAGCGGCTCACCGCCCGCGCGGTGGCCGGCACCCGTCGCCAGGTCGCCGTCGACCTCGCGGGCCGCGACGAGGCCCTGCGCGCCGACGTGCGCGACACCGTCGCGACGATCGCCGCGGCCGGCGATGCCGACGACCAGCGCCGCGCGCTCGTCGAGACCGGCTACCTGACACCTCACTGGCCGGCCCCGGCCGGCCTCGCCGCCGACCCGGTCACCCAGATCGTCATCGACCAGGAGCTCGCCCGCGCCGGGGTCGTCCGCCCCGACATCGTCATCGCCGGCTGGGCCCTGCCGACGATCCTCGAGCACGGCACCGACGAGCAGCGCGAGCGCTTCGTCAGGCGGTCGCTGCTCGGCGAGATCGTGTGGTGCCAGCTGTTCTCCGAGCCCGGCTCGGGCTCCGACCTGGCGTCGTTGCGCACCCGCGCCACCAAGGTCGACGGGGGCTGGCGCCTCGACGGGCAGAAGGTCTGGACCTCGGTCGCCGAGCGGGCCGACTGGGCCATCTGCCTCGCGCGGACCGATCCCGAGACGCAGCACACCAAGCCCCACCGGGGCATCGGCTACTTCCTGGTCGACATGAGGCACAGCGACGGCATCGACGTCCGGCCGCTGCGCGAGATCACCGGCGAGGCGCTGTTCAACGAGGTCTTCCTCGACGACGTCTTCGTGCCCGACGACTGCCTGGTCGCCGGTCCGACCGACGGGTGGCGGCTGGCCCGTACGACGCTGGCCAACGAGCGGGTCGCGATGGCGACGTCCCGCCTCGACAGGTCCACCGAGCGCGCGGTCGCGCTGGTCACCGGTGGGGAGAACGGCGAGGGCGGCGGGACGTCCGCCGTCCACCGGGTCGCCGTCGGCCGCTCGGTCGCGCTGTCGACCGTCTGCTCGCTGCTCGGCGTCCGCACCGTCCTGCGCTCGTTGGCCGGTCAGGGGCCCGGTGCTGAGTCGTCGGTCGCCAAGCTGCTCGGCGTCCGCAACCGCCAGGACGGCTCCGACCTCGTCCTACGCCTCCTGGGCGAGCGGGTCCTGGTGCCCGACGACGAGGGCGCGGCCGCGACGTGGGAGATGCTCAACACCCGCTGCCTGTCGATCGCCGGCGGCACCACGCAGATCCTGCGCAACGTCGCCGGCGAGCGCATCCTCGGCCTGCCGCGCGGCTGA
- a CDS encoding class I SAM-dependent methyltransferase, with product MPPDLLAHAVAAKGFMPQDEGALLHRVAAERAAAGPLLEVGTYCGKSAIYLGAAAQPVGGTVFTVDHHRGSEENQAGWEHHDPTLVDDEIGLMDTLPVFRRTIHAAGLEDTVVAVVGRSTTVSRSWRTPLSLLFIDGGHAEEHAQNDYAGWAPWVMPGGLLVIHDVFPDPADGGQPPYHVYLRALAGRAFSDVEAVGSMRVLRRATGDTGHPVG from the coding sequence ATGCCTCCCGACCTGCTCGCCCACGCCGTCGCCGCCAAGGGCTTCATGCCGCAGGACGAGGGCGCGCTGCTGCATCGCGTCGCCGCGGAGCGGGCGGCGGCCGGGCCGCTGCTCGAGGTCGGCACCTACTGCGGCAAGTCCGCGATCTACCTCGGCGCGGCCGCCCAGCCGGTCGGCGGCACGGTCTTCACCGTCGACCACCACCGCGGCTCGGAGGAGAACCAGGCCGGCTGGGAGCACCACGACCCCACGCTCGTCGACGACGAGATCGGCCTGATGGACACGCTGCCGGTGTTCCGCCGTACGATCCACGCCGCCGGCCTGGAGGACACCGTGGTCGCGGTCGTCGGGCGCAGCACCACGGTCAGCCGCTCCTGGCGCACGCCGCTGAGCCTGCTGTTCATCGACGGCGGGCACGCCGAGGAGCACGCCCAGAACGACTACGCCGGCTGGGCGCCGTGGGTGATGCCGGGCGGCCTGCTCGTGATCCACGACGTCTTCCCCGACCCGGCCGACGGCGGCCAGCCGCCCTACCACGTCTACCTGCGTGCGCTGGCGGGCCGCGCGTTCAGCGACGTCGAGGCGGTCGGCTCGATGCGCGTGCTGCGGCGTGCGACGGGCGACACCGGTCACCCGGTGGGCTGA